A region from the Rhinoderma darwinii isolate aRhiDar2 chromosome 2, aRhiDar2.hap1, whole genome shotgun sequence genome encodes:
- the LOC142741798 gene encoding cyclin-dependent kinase 5 activator 1-like produces MGKAFSCCKLVPDAKSKVRVTRHEDTQKTKKGKNHHEPSNSCKYSITPVISADLKETLTTTKPPSVKMDSEYPVLKDQVSTQEQQIFNVPQRIILHTYTKKILKCLADFPCRRCFQLYHLSPIDVVEWITSIDRQLLLQGWQGQGFLTSGTVVFLYMLCRDVISSEIKSEKELQATLLTCLYVSYCYMGHQISYPLGPFLVDGRKETFWYQCLSIIAHVSSKMMRLNTDPKYYSQMFVSLRAEGRQANENLLMSGLPGMMAREESSHGSYYTLYL; encoded by the coding sequence ATGGGGAAAGCTTTCAGCTGCTGCAAGCTGGTTCCCGATGCAAAGAGCAAAGTAAGAGTGACCCGCCATGAAGACACACAGAAAACAAAGAAAGGAAAAAACCACCACGAACCAAGTAACAGTTGCAAGTATAGTATTACTCCAGTCATCAGTGCTGATCTGAAGGAGACTCTGACAACTACTAAGCCACCAAGCGTCAAGATGGACTCAGAATATCCAGTCCTCAAAGATCAAGTGTCCACTCAAGAGCAACAAATATTTAATGTTCCACAGCGCATCATACTACACACATACACCAAGAAGATTCTAAAATGCTTAGCAGATTTTCCGTGCCGGAGATGCTTCCAGCTGTACCACCTTTCCCCAATAGATGTAGTAGAGTGGATAACAAGCAtagacagacaacttctccttcaaGGATGGCAGGGCCAAGGATTTTTAACATCAGGCACTGTGGTGTTCCTGTACATGCTTTGCCGGGATGTCATCTCTTCCGAGATAAAAAGTGAGAAAGAACTTCAGGCAACCTTGTTAACATGCTTGTATGTGTCATATTGCTATATGGGACACCAGATCTCCTACCCACTAGGTCCCTTCCTTGTAGACGGCAGAAAGGAGACCTTTTGGTACCAATGTCTGTCCATCATTGCACACGTGAGCTCAAAGATGATGCGTCTCAATACTGACCCAAAGTATTACAGTCAGATGTTTGTGAGCCTTAGAGCTGAAGGAAGACAAGCAAATGAAAATCTTCTTATGAGTGGACTACCGGGAATGATGGCCAGAGAGGAAAGTTCACACGGATCATACTACACTTTATATCTCTGA